From one Dermacentor silvarum isolate Dsil-2018 chromosome 3, BIME_Dsil_1.4, whole genome shotgun sequence genomic stretch:
- the LOC119446359 gene encoding transmembrane emp24 domain-containing protein 2 → MHPVYIALRTAVVVLCIAYTRALFITVDAHAEECFHDEAKSGTKMGLTFEVAEGGFLDIDVKITGPDGKVVYSGERESSGKYTFAAYADGVYRYCFSNAMSTMTPKIVMFSMDIGDAPTKTQEGEEVHENKLEEMIKELSTSMTAVKHEQEYMMVRDRIHRSINDSTNSRVVMWAFFEAVVLVAMTLGQVYYLKRFFEVRRVV, encoded by the exons atgcaccCAGTGTACATAGCGCTAAGGACGGCCGTCGTGGTGTTGTGCATCGCCTACACCCGTGCCCTGTTCATCACCGTAGATGCTCACGCCGAAGAGTGCTTCCACGATGAGGCGAAATCAGGCACCAAGATGGGTCTCACGTTCGAAGTCGCCGAAGGCGGATTCTTGGACATCGACGTGAAG ATCACTGGGCCCGATGGTAAAGTGGTTTACTCCGGAGAGCGCGAGTCTAGTGGAAAATACACGTTTGCGGCATACGCTGACGGAGTCTACCGCTACTGCTTCAGCAACGCCATGTCCACGATGACACCGAAGATCGTCATGTTCTCCATGGACATTGGTGACGCCCCAACCAAAACACAGGAAGGAGAGGAAG TGCATGAAAACAAGCTGGAAGAGATGATCAAGGAGCTGTCTACATCTATGACTGCCGTGAAGCACGAGCAAGAGTACATGATGGTCAGGGACCGCATCCACAGATCCA TCAACGACAGCACCAACTCGAGGGTTGTGATGTGGGCCTTCTTTGAAGCCGTCGTGCTCGTTGCGATGACCTTGGGCCAGGTCTACTACCTGAAGAGGTTCTTTGAAGTTCGAAGAGTTGTGTGA